The Gammaproteobacteria bacterium genome segment TCGTTGATGCTGTCGCCTCGGCGGTTTGCCCGCTCGCGACGAACCAGCGTTTCGTCGGATAATGTCGGCGAAGCCGGCTCGATCGACCGGCCCGTGACCCGAGGAGACAGCCATGCAGAACATGGGCGAGGGCGACTGCCCTTTTGAATTCAACTTCGACGCCAAGACCTTCAAGGTCGGGGACACCGTCAGCTATCGCGTGCCATCGCTGGCCGACTTTCCGTTCGTGGCCACCATCGCCGCGGTCTACGACGATCACGTCGACCTGACCGACCCCGCCAATCCGGGGCGAGTCTTTCAGGGCACGCGCGAAGACCGGCCCGTGGTCTCGGACGAACAGGCGCTCGGCTGAGCGCCCGCATCAGCCGCTTTCGGAACGCTGGCGCCGCAGCAGGCCCAGCACGAACTTGCCGACGAATGGCATCGCCACCAATAGCGCGAACGCGCCCAGTATCTTGGGCGTGAGAATGTCGCCGGGCGACTCCAGCGTGGCCAGCTGGGTGCCGGCGTTCACCCACACGATCGACGCCGGCAGCATGCCGAGCTGCGACACCCAGTAGAACGTCCAGGTCTTGATCGGCGTCAGCGCCATCGCCAGATTGATCAGCGACAGCGGGAACACCGGCACCAGGCGGATCGAGAACAGATAGAACGCGCCCTCGCGGCGCACACCCTGGTCGATCGCGCCGAAACGCTTGGCGAAGCGCTGCTGCAGCGCCTCGCCGAACACGAAACGCCCCAGCAGAAAACCGAGCGTGGAGCCGATCGACGAACTGAACGAGGAAATCAGCACGCCGCCCGGCAAACCGAACAGCGCGCCACAGACCAGCGACATCACACCGGGAATCGGCAGCGCCAGGGCAGTACCGAGGGTGTAGCTCACGAACACCGCCGCGATCAGCCTCACCGGTTTCTGATCGCGCAACTCACTCAGGTGCTGGTGCTGCGTCTTGAGATTCTCGAAGCTGAAATACTGCGCGAGATCGAATGCGAAAAAGGCTGCAACCAGGGCCGCAAAAATCAGGCCCAGCGCGATACGCCATTTCATGAAATGAGGGAAATCCTTGAATTGGCCCCCACCTTAACCGCGCGATACCGGCGCCGTCATTCAGGCTTGTGCAAGCCTCCAGCTGCCATGACCGCGCTGCGCTTTCACGGGGACCGCGCGGTCTCCGGAGTCCACGGCGGCGGCAAGGGCGGCGCCGGCACGCGCACGAAACGCAGGTGTCGGCCGGCATCGGCCACACCGAGCTGTTCCGGCATACGCGTCTCCAGCCGCAGCGTCTTGCCGTGACGCACCACCTCCAGACGCAGCGTGCCCTCACCACCGAGCTTGGCGAGCTTTTCGAGAGCTTCTCTTGGATTGTGGATGGCCTCGCCGTCGATCTGGCGAATCACGTCGCCACTCCTGAGTTCGATGTCGGCGGCCTCCGGCACCGCGATGACCAGCACGCCGCCATCGGTTCGAAAATAAGCCGCCAGATCCGCATCCATGCTCGCCAGCTGCAAGGGCGGCAACAGGTTCTGACCGAAGGGGCCGTCCGGCAGGTCCTCCAGTGCGTCCAGCTCGGTCCAGCTCAACGTGGGCAGTTTCTGCAGCTCCGGCAGATCTTTCAGCGACAGGGCCACCGGACGACTGGCCTCGGCGACGGTCTTGTGGCGCTGGCCATCGCGCTCATACTCGATGCGCACCTGATCACCGGGCTTGAACTGCGTCATTTCTTCGCGCAGGCGGACTTCCGGACGGCCGTCCTCGGCCGACACCACCAGGCTGCGCCCTTCGATCGACAGCAGCAGGTCACCGGCCTGGAGGCCGGCCTGCTCGGCGCCGCTGCCGGGTGTGACCGCCTGCACGCGCACGCCGCGGACATCGCCGTCCGCAGCCGGGCCCGGCACCACGATCACGCCAAGCACGGCCTTGCGCGGATCGGCGGCAAAGTCGAAGGCATACGCCAGAGGATTGGCCGCAGCACCGCTGTCCTGCGAAACCTCGGCGAGTTGGCGGGCGGCGCTGCGCAGTTCGTCACGCGCGGCTTCCAGGGCCGCTCGCGCCTGCTCCAGATCGGATTCGAGCGTTCCTGATGTCGGTGCGTCCGGCCCCTCGGCGGCACCCGCCCGCCAGGGCGCGGTGAGCAGCGCGAGCGCCACCACCGTGCCAAGT includes the following:
- a CDS encoding VTT domain-containing protein; translation: MKWRIALGLIFAALVAAFFAFDLAQYFSFENLKTQHQHLSELRDQKPVRLIAAVFVSYTLGTALALPIPGVMSLVCGALFGLPGGVLISSFSSSIGSTLGFLLGRFVFGEALQQRFAKRFGAIDQGVRREGAFYLFSIRLVPVFPLSLINLAMALTPIKTWTFYWVSQLGMLPASIVWVNAGTQLATLESPGDILTPKILGAFALLVAMPFVGKFVLGLLRRQRSESG
- a CDS encoding PDZ domain-containing protein, which produces MNRLLIRRAGLGTVVALALLTAPWRAGAAEGPDAPTSGTLESDLEQARAALEAARDELRSAARQLAEVSQDSGAAANPLAYAFDFAADPRKAVLGVIVVPGPAADGDVRGVRVQAVTPGSGAEQAGLQAGDLLLSIEGRSLVVSAEDGRPEVRLREEMTQFKPGDQVRIEYERDGQRHKTVAEASRPVALSLKDLPELQKLPTLSWTELDALEDLPDGPFGQNLLPPLQLASMDADLAAYFRTDGGVLVIAVPEAADIELRSGDVIRQIDGEAIHNPREALEKLAKLGGEGTLRLEVVRHGKTLRLETRMPEQLGVADAGRHLRFVRVPAPPLPPPWTPETARSP